The Gemmatimonadaceae bacterium nucleotide sequence GACCGTGCGCTCGATCTTCACGCGCTTGAGCTGCAACTTGCCGTCGCATTCGACGGTCACCATGCCACCACCCGCCGCACCGGTGAAGGTTTGACGCGCGAGGGCATCCTGCGACTCCTGTAACCGGCTCTGCATCTGCCGGAAGGTGTCGAGCATCTTGAACATGTCCATGGTGGGAAGTAGAAGGGGGGGACTCAGTACCTAGTACCTAGTACCAAGTACCAAGTACCAAGTACCAAGTACCAAGTACCAAGTACTAAGTACTAGGTACTGAGTACTGAGTACTAGGTACTGAGTACTAATCTCTGAGTTCCAGGTCGAGCGCGCGCACGGCGGCGTCAAGCACCGGGTCGCGCGCGGTGAGTGACTCCATTCGTTCCTTCTTCACGTCGTGCGCCGTGATGCGTCGCGACGACTTCGTGTCCGGTGGTGTGGCATTGGCCGATGGATGCTGGGCGCGCAGGGTGAAATTGGTGACGCCTTCAAAGCAACCCTGGACCGCCGCGAGCACATCACCGCGCGCGCTTTCGGCGGCACGCGCCCAGGTGTCGTCGGTTGGCGCATATCCCAGCACCAGTGATCCTTCCGCCGTGACATCGATGGGGCGCAGCCATTGCACGGCGTGGGCCACCGCGCCGCGGCCGTTGCGCTTGATCATTTCCGCGACATCGCTCCATCGCTCCAACACGGTATCCAGCGACGGAGGTGCCGCGACACGATGAGATCGCTCGGCGCGAGGGGGGACGTGGGACGGGGGTGCCATCTGTGCCGCTGCGGCGGCTTGCGCCACCTGCTGCGTGGCCGGTCGCGGGATCGGCGGCACCATTGGCGACGGCACCGCCAGTGCGGGCGCACTCACGGCGGGCGGCGTGGGCGGCAGTGCATGGGCGGACGCGACGCGGGAATCGACCGCCACACGACGGACCGGCGGATCCTCGCGGCCACCGTCGCCAAAACCCTTGAGGACTTCCTCCAGTTCCACCGTGCGGTCGAGCAGCGCGAACCGAATCAGCAGCGTTTCCAGCAGCAACTGCGGCTGACCACTCTTGCGGAACACCGGTTCCATCTCAAGCAGCGCGTGCAGCATGCGCAGCAGATCGCCCGAGGTCACGCGACCGGCGCGCGCGACAAGCTCCGTGCGCAGCCGTTCAGGCAGATCGGCCGGTGTGCCGCCCAGCGCGATGGCCAGTTGCGCGCGCAGGAGTTCACCCAGCCCCGACAACACCAACGTGAAATCGACGCCGGCATCGGCCAGACGTTGTACGGCGGGAAACAGGTCGGCCGCACGGCGTTCGGCAATGAGGTCAAGCAACGCCAGATACTCGTCGTCAGGGATGAGCCCCAGCGCGACCCGCACGCGTTCGGCCGTCACCGCGCCAGCTTCCCCCAGTGACAACACCTGGTCGGTGAGCGACAGCGCATCGCGCAACCCGCCATCAGCGGCACGCGCGATCATCGCCAGCGCATCATCCTCGAATGCCACGCCCTC carries:
- the dnaX gene encoding DNA polymerase III subunit gamma/tau; translated protein: MSLALARKYRPRNFASVAVQSHVANTLKGAIARGRVAHGYLLCGPRGTGKTTLARVLAMALNCERRGEPELQGEPCGSCTSCQRIWSGSASLDVVEIDAASNRGVDDARELRERAMYAPSGDDRYKVYIVDEAHMLTREAWNALLKILEEPPPRVVFVFATTEPQKIAQMAAPVLSRLQRFDLKRIGPAEIRERLAIVLLEEGVAFEDDALAMIARAADGGLRDALSLTDQVLSLGEAGAVTAERVRVALGLIPDDEYLALLDLIAERRAADLFPAVQRLADAGVDFTLVLSGLGELLRAQLAIALGGTPADLPERLRTELVARAGRVTSGDLLRMLHALLEMEPVFRKSGQPQLLLETLLIRFALLDRTVELEEVLKGFGDGGREDPPVRRVAVDSRVASAHALPPTPPAVSAPALAVPSPMVPPIPRPATQQVAQAAAAAQMAPPSHVPPRAERSHRVAAPPSLDTVLERWSDVAEMIKRNGRGAVAHAVQWLRPIDVTAEGSLVLGYAPTDDTWARAAESARGDVLAAVQGCFEGVTNFTLRAQHPSANATPPDTKSSRRITAHDVKKERMESLTARDPVLDAAVRALDLELRD
- a CDS encoding YbaB/EbfC family nucleoid-associated protein; the protein is MDMFKMLDTFRQMQSRLQESQDALARQTFTGAAGGGMVTVECDGKLQLKRVKIERTVVNPDDIEMLEDLIVVASAEAQKKAADAMQAEMGKVTGGVDLPFKLPF